Proteins encoded together in one Terriglobus saanensis SP1PR4 window:
- a CDS encoding ATP-binding protein, which yields MALLCSLTTTRVVAQAAPVEVLTAPAENAPPAEAAATSPGVQPTSVIRGFSFASETDASSVQHASDVSLPPGHPEIILFFDTVSPIRGPVEFRYRLNDYDGDWTVTLNRSAHYRKLTPGDYTFEVQARLPGQAWGKQVAVLPVVQQPFFYQTWYCYLLLLLGLIALAAQLLRQRDQLLKGQMGMVLEERNRIASDCHDTLMAGFAAISWQLEATAKLFRDAGTVDTPAAQSCELARSMVSHCQAEARRIIWDLRDSEELTNVLSQALSRAVTAHRLRDSIETTFEIEGEEIPIAPGAVHHLVCIGQEAVTNAIRHAHSSTIAIRLRYESDALNLSIRDNGRGFQISDPATRTGHFGIPVMEERARKLGGTLRLNTSVDSGTEVSVTVSFQAINLPATQQHYVVPWIGV from the coding sequence ATGGCGTTGCTGTGCAGCCTGACGACGACACGCGTCGTGGCCCAGGCTGCTCCGGTCGAAGTGCTGACGGCACCCGCTGAAAACGCGCCTCCTGCGGAAGCGGCAGCCACTTCGCCGGGGGTGCAGCCTACCTCCGTCATCCGTGGATTTTCATTTGCAAGCGAGACCGACGCCTCTTCGGTTCAACATGCGTCCGACGTCTCCCTTCCGCCCGGCCATCCTGAGATCATTCTTTTTTTCGACACGGTTTCGCCTATCCGCGGGCCAGTCGAGTTTCGGTACCGTCTGAACGACTACGACGGCGACTGGACCGTCACACTCAACCGGAGCGCGCACTACCGGAAACTTACGCCGGGCGACTACACCTTTGAGGTACAGGCACGCCTCCCTGGGCAGGCCTGGGGAAAACAGGTGGCGGTGCTTCCCGTGGTTCAGCAGCCGTTTTTCTACCAGACGTGGTACTGCTATCTGCTCTTGCTTTTGGGTCTCATCGCGCTTGCAGCGCAGCTTCTGCGCCAGCGCGACCAGTTGCTTAAAGGGCAGATGGGCATGGTCCTGGAAGAGCGCAACCGCATCGCCAGCGACTGCCACGACACGCTCATGGCTGGCTTCGCTGCCATCTCCTGGCAGCTCGAAGCTACGGCGAAGCTCTTCCGTGACGCGGGTACTGTGGACACCCCGGCAGCACAGTCCTGCGAACTTGCACGCAGCATGGTCTCGCACTGTCAGGCAGAAGCGCGTCGTATCATCTGGGACCTTCGCGACTCAGAGGAACTCACCAACGTTCTCTCGCAGGCTCTCTCTCGCGCCGTTACCGCGCATCGCCTGCGCGACAGCATCGAGACCACCTTCGAGATCGAAGGCGAGGAGATCCCCATCGCTCCCGGCGCCGTGCATCACCTCGTCTGCATTGGTCAGGAGGCGGTCACCAACGCTATTCGTCATGCACATTCCTCTACAATCGCCATCCGTCTGAGATATGAAAGCGATGCTCTCAATCTTTCGATTCGGGATAACGGCCGCGGCTTTCAGATCTCCGATCCAGCCACGCGGACCGGCCACTTCGGCATTCCGGTGATGGAAGAACGCGCGCGTAAACTCGGGGGTACGCTGCGCCTGAATACTTCCGTCGATTCAGGCACGGAAGTCTCGGTTACGGTCTCCTTCCAGGCCATTAATCTGCCCGCGACGCAGCAGCATTACGTCGTTCCGTGGATCGGTGTTTAG
- a CDS encoding response regulator, with protein sequence MKQIKVLLIEDHFLARMALQSVLAGHAQIRIVGEASDGEQGIELYRSLSPDVVVLDLRLPRVSGFDVITLLRKEPRPARIVVLSNYHGSEDIYRAVRSGAMAYLTKDASGEELINAIQNVDRDLRYLPRVALDRLAERMPAVELTPRESEVLICITQGRSNREIAEQLRIAEKTVRIHVSSVLDKMGARDRTQATIYALQRGLVHFD encoded by the coding sequence ATGAAGCAGATCAAAGTCCTTCTTATTGAGGACCATTTCCTCGCACGCATGGCGTTGCAATCGGTTCTCGCAGGCCACGCACAGATCAGAATCGTCGGAGAAGCCTCCGATGGCGAACAGGGAATCGAACTCTACCGTTCTCTTTCCCCCGACGTCGTCGTGCTCGATCTCCGCCTGCCGCGTGTCTCCGGCTTCGATGTCATCACGCTTCTTCGCAAAGAGCCGCGCCCCGCGCGCATCGTCGTTCTCTCCAACTACCACGGGTCGGAAGATATCTACCGTGCCGTTCGCTCCGGTGCGATGGCATATCTCACCAAAGACGCCAGCGGCGAAGAGCTTATCAACGCCATTCAGAACGTCGATCGCGATCTCCGCTATCTTCCGCGCGTTGCACTGGATCGTCTCGCGGAACGTATGCCAGCGGTTGAACTTACGCCGCGTGAGAGTGAAGTTCTTATCTGCATCACGCAGGGAAGATCCAACCGCGAGATCGCGGAGCAGCTTCGCATTGCGGAGAAGACGGTTCGCATTCATGTCTCTTCGGTACTCGATAAGATGGGAGCACGCGACCGTACTCAAGCCACGATCTACGCGCTGCAACGTGGCCTTGTTCACTTCGACTAA
- a CDS encoding TonB-dependent receptor, giving the protein MKKILVCCAVLFCAMVGRAQVANNTSLVGTVTDPSGGVVAGAKVTAINEGTKVSYPGTTNSEGYYSIPFLLPGTYDVTVETPGFQKTVTKGIIVTINVAVRSDAALKVGSENTEVTISADNPPLSTDDALLGETVSQQQVRDLPTVGRQALQLAATASNIVVNGTALTGNPPGNRASGAGSRSITNSISLDGISIMNNLTSTAFIVPNTDALDAVQTQNGNYTAQYGDYLGVHVNEVTKSGTNKFHGTAYDYIQNDGFNARSWLQAKGSPNSELRYNLFGGVVSGPIWKDKAFFLGSYEGLRQHGATYTVNQTVLTARMHTGDFGELCTVFSAAGLCTTGNQLFNPVTHAPYLNNKIPVDPISAKILPYLTLPTSAGVINNWSGNLPTAVNSNSNLERVDYNPTDKMRFFARYAQQSVNNFAQAVNLVNTAYTTSRGRNGAVGYTHIITPKLVNDLHLGFNVVYTQIVNQQYQTNQANAGSALGIPGFTADVDSGNPGLVDMSITNYQGVVQNGTNWFQEDRTLTLYDQINYTLNKHALMAGVSFRKFTIGRNAANLSRGQFTFDQTLMTDPAAAFVAGFPTGLSSPLFQVKGSIGQWRDGFFAQDNWQVTQKFTLQYGLRYELPQVAYSLNGVGRILDPTWTSLYPAAGGTNPANATKYPGFKFSGPQHSNISPRVGFSYRVTDKTVIRGGGGIYYNANQMNSYTLSSTNYPYSANVTNSNAASNIKFTLDNPAIPATTAFGLATSPYSAFTVDYNLPTQRMYQWNVDLGQEVWHNGGFELQYLGSKSLHLDESYYPNQPGPSTAFSNANRPNPNIGNIRVIHNDAIATYNGLTAILRQRMFHNLTANLSYTWSHALDESDSSNDGGTAMWQGHLKLDYGNSSYDIKNRFVGTVTYAFPTLEHHNALIRQTLGGWQANAIVDLRSGSPLNLTLSTDYAHVNGVGTQRPNFVHVPLASTCSRGTVTGTGGSTSNNCLDKTAFAAPANGTFGNLHRNAIYGPGATNTNASLFKNFPIWEQVALQLRVEAFDVFNHPNPGNPNTNIQSPSFGFITGPNTNFTSTGSRILQIAGKINF; this is encoded by the coding sequence GTGAAAAAAATTCTCGTCTGTTGTGCTGTCCTGTTCTGCGCCATGGTAGGCCGCGCTCAGGTCGCAAATAATACCTCGCTTGTCGGCACAGTCACTGATCCTTCAGGTGGCGTGGTCGCAGGTGCAAAGGTCACCGCGATCAACGAAGGCACCAAGGTCTCTTACCCGGGTACAACGAACTCGGAAGGTTACTACTCCATCCCCTTTCTTCTTCCTGGTACGTACGACGTCACTGTCGAAACGCCAGGTTTTCAGAAGACTGTTACCAAGGGAATCATCGTCACCATCAACGTCGCGGTTCGTTCGGACGCTGCTTTGAAGGTCGGTTCGGAGAATACCGAAGTTACTATCTCTGCTGATAATCCCCCACTCTCGACCGACGACGCGCTTCTCGGTGAGACGGTCAGCCAGCAGCAGGTTCGGGATTTACCGACGGTTGGACGCCAGGCTCTTCAGCTCGCCGCCACGGCATCGAACATCGTCGTCAACGGTACGGCCCTTACCGGTAACCCTCCCGGCAACCGCGCTTCCGGCGCCGGCAGCCGTTCCATCACGAACAGCATCTCTCTCGATGGCATCTCGATCATGAACAACCTGACCTCGACTGCCTTCATCGTGCCCAACACCGACGCTCTCGACGCAGTTCAGACACAGAATGGTAATTACACCGCGCAGTATGGTGACTACCTCGGCGTTCACGTCAATGAAGTGACGAAGTCCGGTACGAACAAATTCCATGGCACGGCTTACGATTACATTCAGAACGACGGTTTCAACGCGCGCAGCTGGCTCCAGGCAAAGGGTTCGCCTAACTCCGAGCTTCGCTATAACCTCTTCGGCGGCGTAGTGAGTGGTCCCATCTGGAAAGATAAAGCCTTCTTCCTCGGTTCTTATGAAGGCCTCCGTCAGCACGGCGCTACCTATACCGTGAACCAGACAGTTCTTACGGCACGGATGCACACGGGCGACTTTGGCGAGCTTTGCACCGTCTTCAGCGCTGCAGGTCTTTGCACCACGGGGAACCAGCTTTTCAATCCTGTTACCCACGCGCCCTATTTGAACAACAAGATTCCCGTGGACCCAATTTCCGCGAAGATCCTGCCGTACCTCACCCTTCCTACCTCTGCGGGCGTGATCAATAACTGGTCCGGAAATCTTCCCACTGCGGTTAACTCGAATTCAAACCTCGAGCGTGTGGATTACAACCCCACCGACAAGATGCGTTTCTTTGCCCGTTATGCGCAGCAGTCGGTGAACAACTTTGCGCAGGCAGTCAATCTGGTCAATACCGCTTACACCACATCGCGTGGACGCAACGGCGCTGTTGGTTATACGCATATCATCACGCCGAAACTCGTCAATGATCTTCATCTTGGCTTCAACGTTGTCTACACGCAGATCGTGAACCAGCAGTATCAGACGAATCAGGCAAATGCAGGATCTGCCCTGGGAATCCCCGGATTTACCGCAGACGTCGATAGCGGCAATCCCGGTCTCGTCGATATGAGCATCACGAACTATCAGGGTGTAGTTCAGAATGGAACCAACTGGTTCCAGGAAGACAGAACACTCACCCTTTACGACCAGATCAACTACACACTCAACAAGCATGCACTGATGGCAGGTGTGAGCTTCCGTAAGTTCACGATCGGACGTAACGCAGCAAACTTGTCTCGCGGCCAGTTCACATTCGATCAGACTCTGATGACGGATCCAGCCGCAGCATTCGTCGCAGGTTTCCCCACAGGTCTCTCTTCTCCCCTCTTCCAGGTCAAGGGTTCAATCGGCCAGTGGCGTGACGGATTCTTTGCTCAGGATAACTGGCAGGTTACGCAGAAGTTCACCTTGCAGTATGGTTTGCGCTACGAACTCCCGCAGGTTGCTTATTCCTTAAACGGCGTAGGGCGTATCCTTGATCCAACGTGGACAAGCCTCTACCCTGCCGCTGGTGGAACTAATCCTGCAAACGCGACGAAATATCCCGGGTTCAAGTTCAGCGGACCCCAGCACTCCAACATCAGCCCGCGCGTTGGTTTCTCGTATCGCGTAACGGACAAGACGGTCATCCGCGGTGGCGGCGGTATCTACTACAACGCCAACCAGATGAACAGCTACACGCTTTCGTCCACCAACTATCCATACTCGGCCAACGTTACGAACTCCAACGCTGCCAGTAACATCAAGTTCACGTTGGATAATCCTGCAATCCCTGCGACCACCGCTTTCGGTCTTGCTACCTCGCCCTACAGCGCCTTTACGGTCGATTACAATCTTCCGACACAGCGTATGTATCAGTGGAACGTAGATCTCGGACAGGAAGTATGGCATAACGGCGGCTTTGAGCTTCAGTACCTCGGTTCGAAGTCCCTTCATCTCGACGAGAGCTACTACCCCAATCAGCCTGGCCCATCGACTGCATTCTCCAACGCAAACCGTCCTAATCCGAATATCGGTAATATCCGCGTAATTCACAACGATGCCATCGCAACCTATAACGGTTTGACCGCAATTCTGCGTCAGCGCATGTTCCACAACCTCACAGCGAACCTGAGCTATACGTGGTCACACGCTCTGGACGAGTCTGACAGCTCGAACGATGGCGGTACGGCTATGTGGCAGGGTCATCTCAAGCTGGATTACGGTAACTCCAGCTACGACATCAAAAACCGCTTCGTTGGTACCGTCACCTATGCCTTCCCGACACTTGAGCATCACAACGCACTCATTCGCCAGACCCTCGGCGGATGGCAGGCAAACGCGATTGTCGATCTTCGGAGTGGATCGCCGCTCAACCTTACCCTCAGCACGGACTACGCGCATGTCAACGGCGTAGGCACGCAGCGTCCTAACTTCGTTCACGTGCCGCTGGCTTCGACTTGCAGCCGTGGAACGGTTACGGGAACAGGCGGATCAACAAGCAACAACTGCTTGGACAAGACTGCTTTTGCAGCACCGGCAAATGGCACTTTTGGCAATCTGCATCGCAACGCGATTTACGGTCCTGGTGCCACAAACACGAATGCTTCGCTCTTCAAGAACTTTCCAATCTGGGAGCAGGTCGCCCTGCAGCTCCGCGTCGAGGCTTTCGATGTCTTCAATCATCCGAATCCCGGCAATCCGAATACAAACATTCAGAGCCCCTCGTTCGGATTCATCACGGGGCCCAACACGAACTTCACCTCGACGGGATCTCGCATCCTGCAAATCGCTGGCAAGATCAACTTCTAG
- a CDS encoding RraA family protein produces MFATRKVLAAAVFAATACTLGLTLRADTPLTAADYERDLPRMIEAYRHVEAASVSDAEEQILHEKHYMSHKMQAIFPTKFAGAALTVLLKKEENKDPNALSGMLSAIDGGGPGSVYVMKIEDGADIAGMGGLMGTSMFARGFSGAVVDGGVRDLPQLKKIGFPVYALGPVPSTSVGHYRFGGMNIPLEVDGTHVEAGDIIVADQDGVVVVPRKNAAEVLIKAQQLDNSEHSMYPFIEKFHSIVEAVKQFGRI; encoded by the coding sequence ATGTTCGCAACACGTAAAGTTCTCGCTGCCGCCGTTTTCGCCGCAACCGCTTGCACCCTTGGCCTCACGCTCCGTGCCGATACGCCTCTCACCGCCGCCGATTACGAGCGCGATCTCCCACGCATGATTGAGGCTTACCGACACGTTGAGGCGGCCAGCGTATCCGACGCCGAAGAGCAGATCCTCCACGAAAAGCACTACATGTCCCACAAGATGCAGGCCATCTTCCCCACGAAATTTGCAGGGGCCGCGCTCACTGTCCTGCTCAAAAAAGAAGAGAACAAAGATCCGAACGCCCTCTCCGGCATGCTTTCCGCGATCGACGGCGGTGGCCCCGGCTCGGTCTACGTGATGAAGATTGAAGACGGCGCAGATATCGCCGGCATGGGCGGCCTGATGGGTACCTCCATGTTTGCCCGCGGCTTCTCCGGGGCTGTCGTGGACGGCGGCGTGCGCGATCTGCCGCAGCTCAAAAAGATCGGCTTTCCCGTCTACGCCCTCGGCCCCGTGCCTTCTACCTCCGTCGGCCACTATCGTTTCGGCGGCATGAACATTCCGCTCGAAGTCGATGGCACCCATGTCGAGGCTGGGGATATCATCGTGGCCGATCAGGATGGGGTTGTCGTTGTGCCGCGTAAGAACGCCGCAGAAGTCCTCATCAAGGCCCAGCAACTCGACAATTCAGAGCACTCCATGTATCCCTTCATCGAGAAGTTTCACTCCATCGTGGAGGCCGTGAAGCAGTTTGGCCGCATCTAG
- a CDS encoding selenocysteine synthase, translated as MSRLNPAESSPLSRRRFFQWTSSLAATLGVVPLLQSTEALAAPAAAVSGEDYYAKLGVEKIINAAGTYTTLTAACMPATVVAAVQKAALHPVRLHDLQVKSGEYLAQRLKCEGALVTSGASGAITLATAACMQAANGNRPVDLPQKAEGLKKQVIVQRAHRYGYDHAIFLTGARITEVVTLDEYKAACAKGDAVMTNFFNAAEEEDGIAATAQIGREEWLRIAHEHNIPCHIDAAADMPPLSNLWKYTGMGFDLVSFSGGKGIRGPQNAGLLLGKKKYTDLAHQNNNPGEGVGRGMKVAKEQIVGMVAAIDWVLSHTEESMQGDYQKRADLIASMVKNVPSVKTETVVPKIANHVPHLLIRFDPAVTGITTSELVNRLRTEQPSIELNPNTGHKPNQGIPSDANTLVVGVWMLQPGEDAIVGRRIRAALTKKA; from the coding sequence ATGTCCCGTTTAAATCCCGCAGAGTCCAGTCCTCTTTCCCGCCGCAGGTTCTTCCAGTGGACCAGCTCCCTGGCAGCGACCCTCGGCGTTGTACCTCTGCTCCAATCGACTGAGGCCCTGGCCGCTCCTGCAGCCGCCGTCTCCGGTGAGGACTACTACGCAAAGCTCGGCGTCGAGAAGATCATCAACGCAGCCGGAACTTACACCACGCTTACGGCTGCGTGCATGCCCGCTACGGTCGTCGCAGCTGTTCAGAAGGCCGCTCTGCATCCCGTCCGTCTGCACGATCTCCAGGTCAAATCCGGCGAGTACCTTGCGCAGCGCCTGAAGTGTGAAGGCGCTCTTGTGACCTCGGGCGCTTCCGGAGCCATCACCCTGGCCACTGCGGCCTGTATGCAGGCCGCAAACGGCAACCGCCCCGTCGATCTGCCGCAGAAGGCAGAAGGCCTCAAGAAACAGGTCATCGTGCAACGCGCACATCGGTACGGCTACGATCACGCCATCTTCCTGACCGGCGCACGCATTACGGAAGTCGTCACGCTCGACGAATACAAGGCAGCCTGCGCCAAGGGCGACGCCGTGATGACGAACTTCTTCAACGCAGCTGAAGAAGAAGACGGCATCGCCGCGACCGCGCAGATCGGCCGCGAAGAGTGGCTCCGTATTGCACACGAACACAACATCCCCTGCCACATCGACGCCGCCGCAGATATGCCTCCCCTCTCTAACCTCTGGAAGTACACCGGTATGGGCTTCGACCTCGTCTCCTTCTCTGGAGGCAAGGGCATCCGCGGACCGCAAAACGCAGGTCTTCTCCTCGGCAAGAAGAAGTACACCGATCTCGCTCACCAGAACAACAACCCCGGCGAAGGCGTTGGCCGCGGCATGAAAGTCGCCAAGGAGCAGATCGTCGGCATGGTCGCTGCCATTGACTGGGTCCTCTCCCACACGGAAGAGTCGATGCAGGGCGACTACCAGAAGCGCGCCGACCTCATCGCCTCGATGGTCAAGAATGTTCCCTCCGTCAAAACGGAGACCGTTGTTCCCAAGATCGCGAACCACGTTCCACATCTGCTCATCCGCTTCGATCCCGCCGTTACGGGAATCACTACGAGCGAACTCGTCAATCGACTTCGTACCGAGCAGCCCTCCATCGAACTCAATCCCAACACCGGACACAAACCCAACCAGGGCATCCCGTCCGATGCGAATACTCTCGTCGTCGGTGTCTGGATGCTTCAGCCCGGCGAAGACGCCATCGTAGGCCGCCGCATCCGCGCCGCCCTCACCAAAAAAGCTTAA
- a CDS encoding RidA family protein, with the protein MEMNSRRDLLKNAAAAAVAVTGAAALVPSAMAQASKALPLEKKSVPPRVVNDKPTGTPPKVPLFSSIITYGNLVFLAGVGAHFTGTIEEHTKHVLDELESNLQKAGSSMEKVLKVNVYLNDLADFQRMNTMYQGRWGAVPPVRTTVAVAKGGVPGDSLVEIDCIAFI; encoded by the coding sequence ATGGAAATGAACTCCCGCAGAGATCTCCTCAAGAATGCCGCCGCCGCAGCCGTTGCCGTCACCGGCGCAGCCGCCCTTGTTCCGTCTGCGATGGCCCAGGCCTCCAAAGCGCTGCCTCTTGAAAAGAAGTCCGTTCCTCCTCGCGTTGTGAACGACAAGCCGACCGGCACACCGCCCAAGGTTCCTCTCTTCTCGTCGATCATCACCTACGGCAACCTGGTCTTCCTCGCAGGCGTTGGAGCCCACTTCACGGGAACCATCGAAGAGCACACGAAGCACGTTCTTGATGAGCTCGAAAGCAATCTGCAGAAGGCCGGTTCCTCTATGGAGAAGGTGCTCAAGGTGAACGTCTACCTGAACGACCTCGCCGACTTCCAGCGGATGAACACGATGTACCAGGGCCGCTGGGGCGCTGTCCCTCCCGTGCGCACCACCGTTGCCGTTGCAAAGGGCGGCGTCCCCGGAGATTCGCTCGTTGAGATCGACTGCATCGCTTTCATCTAG
- a CDS encoding PLP-dependent transferase: protein MSLFRNASWSRRDLLKQTGMLSAAAATAPLSAAAATMAKPTGPDHVTMTSTDADNLFTRIGVRPIVNARGTYTIISGSQSLPEVKKAMFEASHYYVQMDEMMAGVGAEIAKLMGAPSAIVTCGCEAAIALATVACIAGTDPERSQSLPYVKGRNQVIIPTYSRNQYDFGVRMSGPEIVEVDTEDQLRAKMSEHTAMIYIISGPRAFQEPLSIKTVCAIAKEKNVPVFVDAAAEEPLVPNIHLAAGATFVAYSGGKCMRGPQAAGVLLGPSDLTRAAFWNAAPHHNWGRALKVGKEEAMGMLAAVQQWYKRDHDAEQKQWLAWDNYIIDALKGIPSLTSKINMPDADLSNRAPTIDIMWDAEQVGITGTELVEMLDKGSPRILVAGGSGHRPDMMQSSVGIMPYMMQPGDYKIVAAALSKYLRNPGKHANPPVPTGTLANVAGTWNVTVNFTRGTGQQQFVLTQDEASISGEQNGELFKAQMRGKVVADHVTLMSSMNANYSNIPWTFTGVVSGSTMSGDVRMGEYGAATFTASKA from the coding sequence ATGTCCCTCTTCCGCAATGCGAGCTGGTCCAGGCGCGATCTTCTCAAGCAGACCGGCATGCTTTCCGCAGCCGCTGCGACTGCACCACTCTCTGCCGCTGCCGCAACGATGGCCAAGCCGACCGGTCCCGACCACGTCACCATGACGAGCACGGATGCCGACAATCTCTTCACACGCATCGGCGTGCGTCCCATCGTGAACGCACGTGGTACGTACACCATCATCTCCGGTTCGCAGTCTTTGCCTGAAGTGAAGAAGGCCATGTTCGAGGCCTCTCACTACTACGTGCAAATGGACGAGATGATGGCAGGCGTGGGTGCGGAGATCGCCAAGCTCATGGGCGCTCCCAGCGCCATCGTGACCTGCGGTTGCGAAGCCGCCATCGCGCTTGCCACGGTTGCCTGTATCGCCGGCACTGATCCCGAGCGCTCGCAGTCTCTGCCCTACGTCAAAGGCCGCAATCAGGTCATCATTCCTACCTATTCGCGTAACCAGTACGACTTCGGCGTCCGCATGTCCGGCCCCGAAATCGTTGAGGTCGACACCGAAGACCAGCTCCGGGCGAAGATGTCCGAGCATACCGCGATGATCTACATCATCTCCGGCCCGCGCGCCTTCCAGGAGCCGCTCTCCATCAAGACTGTCTGCGCCATCGCGAAGGAAAAGAACGTTCCCGTCTTCGTCGATGCCGCAGCAGAAGAGCCGCTTGTTCCCAACATCCATCTCGCAGCCGGTGCTACTTTCGTGGCCTACTCGGGTGGCAAGTGTATGCGTGGACCGCAGGCTGCCGGCGTTCTGCTTGGCCCCTCGGATCTCACGAGGGCCGCTTTCTGGAACGCCGCTCCCCATCACAACTGGGGCCGCGCGCTCAAGGTCGGTAAAGAAGAGGCGATGGGCATGCTCGCCGCGGTACAGCAGTGGTACAAGCGCGATCACGATGCAGAGCAGAAGCAGTGGCTTGCCTGGGACAACTACATTATCGACGCGCTCAAGGGCATCCCGTCGCTTACTTCGAAGATCAACATGCCGGACGCGGACCTCTCCAACCGCGCTCCAACCATCGACATCATGTGGGACGCGGAGCAGGTCGGTATCACCGGAACGGAACTCGTCGAGATGCTCGACAAGGGATCGCCGCGCATCCTCGTTGCAGGTGGCTCGGGCCATCGCCCCGACATGATGCAGTCCTCCGTCGGCATCATGCCGTACATGATGCAGCCAGGTGACTACAAGATCGTTGCCGCTGCGCTCTCGAAGTATCTGCGCAACCCCGGCAAGCATGCGAATCCTCCCGTACCGACAGGAACTCTGGCGAACGTTGCTGGCACGTGGAACGTCACGGTCAACTTTACGCGCGGCACCGGCCAGCAGCAGTTTGTTCTTACACAGGATGAAGCATCGATCAGCGGCGAACAGAACGGCGAGCTCTTCAAAGCACAGATGCGCGGAAAGGTCGTTGCCGATCACGTCACGCTCATGAGCTCCATGAACGCGAACTATTCCAACATCCCCTGGACCTTCACAGGCGTCGTCTCCGGCAGCACTATGTCGGGCGATGTAAGGATGGGCGAGTACGGCGCCGCAACTTTCACGGCAAGCAAAGCGTAA
- a CDS encoding amidohydrolase/deacetylase family metallohydrolase, with translation MNVKPFGRAVLASAVLCSTALIAQAPMPAAQPGPGANPAAPTATRRMGMPMKPNTLPYDLILAGGHVVDAKNHIDGIKDVGIKDGKVVTVGTNLKAADALKTIDVKGMWVSPGLIDLHTHVYTGTGEKGSYAGDNSVYPDGFTLRNGVTTIVDAGSSGYKNFDDFKDKIIDRSITRVLAELNIVGSGMRGGKYEDNLDDMDGKATGDFALKYPGVVVGIKSAHFNGPEWKPYEQAVIAGNIANIPVMIDYGARRIERPLYDLVTKYLRPGDIYTHCFAGNRGEQDAETGGPSKALIDMRKRGIYCDIGHGGGSFAFSVAAPIMRAGYKPDSISTDLHITSMNGSMKDILNVADKFLLMGETIPEVLTQMTANPAHEIKQDQLGNLSPGAIADVAVFSVEKGNFGFFDMFGARAVGHEKLICELTIKDGKIVYDLNAIEFDNWDAPKHTSDPAMTRHWSTFSERPFGVQQSARWPVWIPPSQKNTHEEGPPDRYNMRAPATTPETAKPNPGDPNTPAPPK, from the coding sequence ATGAACGTCAAACCCTTCGGCCGCGCCGTTCTCGCTAGCGCGGTTCTGTGTAGCACAGCACTGATTGCGCAAGCGCCTATGCCCGCAGCGCAGCCCGGTCCCGGCGCAAATCCCGCGGCGCCTACCGCTACTCGCCGCATGGGCATGCCCATGAAGCCCAACACGCTTCCCTATGACCTCATCCTTGCGGGCGGACACGTTGTCGATGCGAAGAACCACATCGACGGCATTAAGGATGTGGGCATTAAGGACGGCAAGGTAGTTACCGTAGGTACGAACCTCAAAGCCGCCGACGCGCTCAAGACCATTGACGTCAAAGGCATGTGGGTCTCGCCTGGCCTCATCGATCTTCACACGCACGTCTACACGGGCACCGGTGAAAAGGGTTCCTACGCGGGTGACAACTCGGTCTATCCCGACGGCTTCACGCTGCGCAACGGCGTGACTACCATCGTCGATGCAGGCTCTTCGGGTTACAAGAACTTCGACGACTTCAAAGACAAGATCATCGACCGCTCCATCACACGCGTCCTCGCCGAACTCAACATCGTCGGCTCCGGCATGCGCGGTGGCAAGTATGAAGACAATCTCGATGACATGGACGGTAAGGCCACCGGCGATTTCGCTCTCAAGTATCCCGGTGTCGTCGTCGGCATCAAGAGCGCGCACTTCAATGGTCCCGAGTGGAAGCCCTATGAGCAGGCGGTTATTGCGGGCAACATCGCGAACATCCCCGTCATGATCGACTACGGTGCACGCCGCATCGAACGTCCTCTCTACGACCTCGTCACCAAGTACCTCCGTCCCGGAGATATCTATACGCATTGCTTCGCTGGCAACCGCGGCGAGCAGGATGCAGAGACGGGCGGTCCCTCCAAGGCGCTCATCGACATGCGCAAGCGTGGCATCTACTGCGATATCGGTCACGGCGGCGGCTCCTTCGCCTTCTCCGTCGCCGCTCCGATCATGCGCGCCGGATATAAGCCTGACTCCATTTCGACCGATCTTCACATCACGTCGATGAACGGTTCGATGAAGGACATCCTCAACGTCGCGGACAAGTTCCTTCTCATGGGAGAGACCATCCCGGAAGTTCTCACGCAGATGACTGCGAACCCCGCGCACGAGATCAAGCAGGACCAGCTCGGCAACCTCTCGCCAGGCGCAATCGCGGATGTGGCGGTCTTCTCCGTGGAGAAGGGCAACTTCGGTTTCTTTGACATGTTTGGCGCAAGGGCCGTCGGTCACGAGAAGCTCATCTGCGAACTTACGATCAAGGATGGAAAGATCGTCTATGACCTCAACGCCATCGAGTTCGACAACTGGGACGCACCGAAGCACACCTCGGACCCAGCCATGACGCGTCATTGGTCCACCTTCTCCGAGCGTCCCTTTGGCGTCCAGCAGTCCGCGCGCTGGCCTGTATGGATTCCGCCATCGCAAAAGAACACGCACGAGGAAGGACCGCCGGATCGCTACAACATGCGCGCTCCCGCAACCACCCCGGAGACCGCAAAGCCCAACCCGGGCGATCCGAACACCCCTGCTCCCCCAAAATAA